Proteins from a single region of Dyadobacter fanqingshengii:
- a CDS encoding sugar O-acetyltransferase has protein sequence MNTNKDIFERMRAGEPIRKDDAEYGKFGEVVSRTIRLCVEMNVSATDLDQVRKQLSEIIGTDIDDSTTIFPPFYTNFGQFIRLGKNVFINHACSFLDIGGITIEDNVQIGPRVNITSENHPLDPADRTTLLLQPVVIKRNAWIGAGATILPGVTVGENSIIAAGAVVSRDVPPNTIVAGIPAKVVKSI, from the coding sequence ATGAACACAAACAAAGACATTTTCGAGAGAATGCGGGCCGGCGAGCCGATTCGGAAAGATGATGCCGAATATGGAAAGTTTGGAGAGGTCGTCTCCCGAACCATCCGGTTGTGTGTGGAAATGAATGTGTCGGCAACGGATCTGGATCAGGTGAGGAAGCAGCTGAGCGAAATTATTGGAACAGATATTGACGATTCGACAACCATATTTCCTCCGTTTTACACCAATTTCGGCCAGTTTATCCGTTTGGGCAAAAATGTTTTTATCAATCACGCTTGCTCGTTTCTGGACATTGGTGGGATCACCATTGAAGACAATGTTCAGATCGGGCCGAGGGTAAATATTACTTCTGAAAATCATCCGCTCGATCCTGCCGACCGAACAACGCTTCTACTGCAACCGGTCGTTATTAAGCGGAATGCCTGGATCGGGGCGGGAGCAACGATACTGCCGGGTGTTACAGTTGGAGAAAACTCAATCATTGCAGCCGGTGCGGTGGTGAGCCGCGATGTGCCACCTAATACCATCGTAGCAGGGATTCCTGCAAAAGTTGTGAAGTCTATTTAG
- a CDS encoding (2Fe-2S)-binding protein → MDKTKSQYEPEKGDNSESRRDFLKKSSILTAISVAPLAVAKAAEHNLGEKLSAAFETTPVNLTVNGAKKQLNVEPRATLLDTLREQLDLTGTKKGCDYGQCGACTVHVNGQRVLSCLSLAVMHEGQEVTTIEGLAKGEELHPMQQAFIQHDGFQCGYCTPGQIMSAVACINEGHANNEADIREFMSGNICRCGAYPNIVKAIQEVKNGGRKS, encoded by the coding sequence ATGGACAAAACGAAGTCACAATACGAACCTGAAAAGGGAGATAACAGCGAATCGCGAAGGGATTTCCTGAAAAAGTCTTCCATTCTGACTGCAATTTCTGTCGCGCCCTTGGCCGTTGCAAAAGCTGCGGAGCATAATCTGGGCGAAAAACTCAGCGCTGCATTTGAAACTACACCCGTGAATCTGACGGTTAACGGAGCTAAAAAACAGCTGAACGTGGAACCGCGCGCGACGCTGCTGGACACATTGCGCGAGCAGCTGGATTTGACAGGAACTAAAAAAGGATGCGATTACGGTCAATGCGGAGCCTGCACGGTGCATGTGAATGGCCAGCGCGTGCTTTCCTGCCTGAGCCTTGCCGTAATGCATGAAGGACAGGAAGTTACAACCATCGAAGGTCTGGCAAAAGGTGAGGAACTGCATCCCATGCAGCAGGCTTTTATCCAACATGATGGTTTCCAATGCGGTTACTGCACGCCCGGACAAATTATGTCTGCCGTTGCTTGCATTAACGAAGGTCATGCCAATAATGAGGCGGATATCAGGGAGTTTATGAGCGGGAATATATGCCGATGCGGGGCTTATCCCAACATTGTGAAAGCAATTCAGGAAGTTAAAAACGGGGGGCGGAAATCATGA
- a CDS encoding protein-tyrosine-phosphatase: protein MTLITTAAASSSDNLNDKKALNPKLSAYIETVKANFSKIPLDRIEELDKIAAFIQKQVNASQPVQLTYICTHNSRRSHFGQIWAAVAGAYYNIPNVKTYSGGTEATAFNERAVAACERAGFEITKTSEGKNPVYHVSYGADTEPVKAFSKKYDEASNPQSDFCAIMTCSQADEACPVVKGSTARVAVPYDDPKAFDGTPQETVKYDERCKQIATETLYVFSKVKI from the coding sequence ATGACCCTTATAACCACTGCTGCCGCCTCGTCCTCTGACAATCTTAATGACAAAAAGGCCCTTAACCCAAAGCTGTCCGCATACATTGAAACAGTCAAAGCCAATTTCTCGAAAATACCCCTGGACCGGATAGAAGAGCTTGACAAGATTGCTGCATTTATCCAAAAGCAAGTAAACGCTTCTCAGCCTGTACAGCTCACCTACATCTGTACCCACAATTCCAGACGTAGCCATTTCGGTCAGATTTGGGCAGCAGTTGCTGGCGCTTACTATAATATACCCAATGTAAAAACCTATTCCGGCGGCACAGAGGCCACTGCGTTCAATGAAAGGGCGGTAGCTGCCTGCGAAAGGGCCGGTTTTGAGATCACCAAAACATCAGAGGGCAAAAACCCGGTCTATCATGTAAGTTATGGGGCCGATACTGAACCTGTAAAAGCATTCTCTAAGAAATATGACGAAGCCAGCAACCCCCAAAGTGATTTCTGCGCTATCATGACGTGTTCCCAGGCGGATGAAGCTTGCCCCGTTGTTAAAGGTTCTACCGCCCGGGTTGCTGTTCCGTATGATGACCCGAAAGCCTTTGACGGTACGCCGCAGGAAACAGTGAAATATGATGAGCGTTGCAAGCAGATCGCAACAGAAACGCTGTATGTTTTTTCAAAAGTGAAAATCTAA
- a CDS encoding helix-turn-helix domain-containing protein, whose product MEQVERIDSVRQYNDWIGVDTLHPLVSVINFNEIPTVQHFRRYMGIYAVFMKNIKCGDMLYGCQPYDYEDGTLVFISPGQVYGIDSKGKVTKPSGYALVFHPDLIAGTYLGKMIKDYSFFSYEVNEALHLSKKERETIADCFEKIAAEIEQNIDKHSKTLIVSNIELFLNYCMRFYDRQFITRGNVNKDILMRFEALLQDYFKSGKTQTLGLPSVAYCADRLHLSANYFGDLIKKETGHTALDFIQSRLIEEAKVKIFEANMSFGEIAYQLGFKYQQHFTRLFKQKTGVTPNEYRSLN is encoded by the coding sequence ATGGAGCAAGTAGAAAGAATTGATTCGGTAAGGCAATACAACGATTGGATTGGCGTGGACACGCTGCACCCGTTGGTAAGTGTGATCAATTTCAACGAGATCCCTACTGTTCAGCATTTCCGGCGCTACATGGGTATTTACGCGGTGTTTATGAAAAACATCAAGTGCGGCGATATGTTATATGGCTGCCAGCCGTACGACTACGAAGATGGAACACTGGTTTTTATATCACCGGGGCAGGTTTATGGCATTGATAGCAAGGGCAAGGTTACAAAACCATCCGGATATGCGCTGGTCTTCCACCCCGATCTGATTGCGGGCACCTATTTAGGAAAAATGATTAAGGATTATTCGTTCTTTTCCTACGAGGTAAATGAAGCTTTGCATTTATCCAAAAAAGAAAGAGAAACCATTGCCGATTGTTTTGAGAAGATTGCCGCAGAGATCGAACAGAACATTGACAAGCACAGCAAAACGCTCATTGTTTCCAATATCGAACTGTTCCTGAACTACTGCATGCGGTTTTACGACCGACAGTTTATCACCCGCGGCAATGTAAACAAGGACATTCTGATGCGGTTCGAAGCCTTGCTGCAGGATTATTTCAAGTCAGGAAAAACACAGACATTGGGCCTGCCCAGCGTGGCTTACTGCGCCGATAGGCTGCATCTGTCCGCCAACTACTTTGGCGACCTCATTAAAAAAGAAACAGGCCACACCGCACTGGACTTCATTCAATCCAGGTTGATCGAGGAAGCGAAAGTAAAGATCTTCGAGGCCAATATGTCGTTCGGGGAGATCGCCTACCAGCTCGGGTTCAAATACCAGCAGCATTTCACCCGTCTGTTCAAACAAAAGACCGGAGTCACGCCCAATGAATATCGGAGTTTGAACTGA
- a CDS encoding cyclophilin-like fold protein, whose product MKQPLSIFLTLIIFFIGSMACKTDDNIIGRDEDAFITHNDPADSTSSRLRIKIGSQAFTATLLDNPTVTAFKAKLPLTVSMSELNGNEKLYNFPSNLPANASNPGNIRNGDLMLYGSNVLVLFYKSFPTQYSYTRLGRIDDTAGLDAAVGTGNVTVTFELESKK is encoded by the coding sequence ATGAAGCAGCCACTTTCTATATTTCTAACATTAATCATTTTCTTTATTGGATCCATGGCTTGTAAAACGGACGACAACATTATTGGCAGAGATGAAGACGCGTTCATAACCCATAATGACCCTGCGGATTCTACCAGCAGCCGGTTAAGGATCAAAATTGGGTCACAAGCTTTTACCGCGACCCTCCTGGATAATCCGACCGTAACCGCATTCAAAGCAAAACTCCCGCTGACAGTCAGTATGAGTGAACTGAACGGAAATGAGAAGCTTTATAATTTCCCGTCAAACCTTCCAGCAAACGCTTCAAACCCCGGGAACATCCGGAATGGCGACCTGATGCTTTACGGCTCCAACGTGCTGGTGCTTTTTTATAAAAGCTTCCCCACACAGTATTCATACACCAGACTTGGGCGCATTGATGACACGGCTGGACTTGATGCAGCGGTTGGCACGGGTAACGTGACGGTGACTTTCGAATTGGAATCAAAAAAATGA
- a CDS encoding DUF6428 family protein: MSQLNPMTWGDFKNTLEQNPDLHLQFQYEEGKFVDSSYHITEIKQAPIVSVDCGGQMNSWTEVIVQLWEPSVKEADRSMKVGKALKIVNLVEKTLPLNPNATVKIEFGNSKLDTRQMYPGEFISDGEAFTVNLVPDFTQCKALTRNQSCGTTSAEASCCAPAPAKQELELVTSDGVSCQPGSGCC, translated from the coding sequence ATGAGCCAATTGAATCCGATGACATGGGGTGATTTCAAAAACACCCTCGAACAAAATCCAGATTTGCACCTGCAATTCCAATATGAGGAAGGCAAATTTGTCGATAGTTCCTACCACATTACCGAAATCAAGCAAGCCCCTATTGTATCGGTAGACTGCGGCGGGCAAATGAACAGCTGGACAGAAGTAATTGTGCAACTCTGGGAGCCTTCGGTGAAAGAAGCAGACCGATCGATGAAAGTTGGTAAGGCGCTAAAAATTGTGAACTTGGTTGAGAAAACCTTGCCCCTGAATCCAAATGCAACTGTTAAGATCGAATTTGGCAATTCAAAGCTTGATACACGCCAGATGTATCCGGGGGAATTTATTTCCGACGGCGAAGCATTTACGGTTAACCTGGTTCCGGATTTCACGCAATGTAAGGCGCTTACCCGCAACCAAAGCTGTGGCACAACGTCAGCAGAAGCGTCATGCTGCGCGCCTGCTCCTGCAAAACAAGAATTGGAATTAGTAACCTCGGATGGGGTCAGCTGCCAGCCCGGCTCCGGATGCTGCTAA
- a CDS encoding alpha/beta fold hydrolase, protein MKRLLCLALISLLVASCNRVEKPDKQVEKPIKYGSNNGKYATIHAKKIYYEEYGQGIPLLLLHQGLGSIENLAGIIPELSKHYRVIAPDAPGHGRSEHADSLSGELLAEYCSQLIDQLKLDSAYVMGWSTGGNTSLLLAASRPDKIKKVVSGASNSKSSGLTDDARSLLKEYTIEAVKEDKDWLENYQRMNPEPEKWIEFWKENQKMWEREIKIPDNKLAGIDVPVLLIRGDRDMIKLDHTISMFEALRHGQLCIYPNVGHEMPDEKGEMLCRIAIDFLNEKSSPK, encoded by the coding sequence ATGAAACGACTGCTTTGCCTTGCTTTAATCAGTTTGCTCGTTGCTTCCTGCAATCGGGTCGAAAAGCCTGACAAGCAGGTTGAAAAGCCAATTAAATACGGGTCAAATAATGGCAAGTATGCAACAATACATGCTAAGAAAATTTATTACGAGGAGTACGGGCAGGGCATTCCGTTGCTGCTCTTGCATCAGGGGCTTGGCTCGATCGAAAACTTAGCCGGCATTATACCAGAACTCTCCAAACATTACAGGGTTATTGCGCCTGACGCCCCGGGGCACGGCCGTTCCGAGCACGCTGATAGTTTAAGTGGCGAACTGCTGGCGGAGTATTGTTCGCAGCTGATCGACCAACTGAAACTGGATAGTGCTTATGTCATGGGTTGGAGCACGGGCGGAAACACATCGCTATTACTTGCTGCAAGCAGGCCCGACAAAATAAAGAAAGTGGTGAGCGGAGCTTCAAACTCGAAATCAAGCGGACTGACTGATGATGCGCGCAGCCTGTTAAAAGAATATACCATTGAAGCGGTTAAGGAGGACAAGGATTGGTTAGAGAACTATCAACGGATGAATCCCGAACCTGAAAAATGGATTGAATTTTGGAAGGAAAATCAGAAAATGTGGGAAAGGGAGATCAAGATCCCGGATAATAAGCTCGCCGGAATCGACGTGCCGGTGTTATTGATTCGTGGTGACAGGGACATGATCAAACTGGATCACACGATATCAATGTTTGAGGCGCTCCGCCATGGACAATTATGCATTTACCCCAACGTGGGACACGAAATGCCAGACGAAAAAGGGGAAATGCTATGCAGGATCGCAATTGATTTTCTGAACGAAAAAAGTTCGCCCAAATAA
- a CDS encoding (R)-mandelonitrile lyase: MRYFIKLTAIVLIIGTLLPGSACKTTKNPTKMTDQNSALFPKGDRLPDSYFTGNAFLTPLIAKDKNNDFMMGSVTFEAGARTFWHSHPRGQVLIVTEGNGFYQEKGKTAQPIKKGDVVNIPENTEHWHGAAAKTKMVHIAITNYEGETNVVWLKSVSEEDYNAVNKQ; encoded by the coding sequence ATGAGGTATTTCATCAAATTAACAGCAATCGTGCTGATTATCGGGACGTTGTTACCAGGTTCGGCATGTAAAACAACTAAGAATCCAACCAAAATGACAGATCAAAACAGCGCTCTTTTTCCGAAAGGAGACCGGTTACCGGACAGCTATTTCACTGGGAACGCGTTCCTGACGCCCCTTATAGCAAAAGATAAAAACAATGACTTTATGATGGGCAGCGTAACCTTCGAAGCGGGCGCACGCACCTTCTGGCATTCGCACCCGAGAGGACAGGTCTTGATCGTTACCGAAGGAAATGGTTTTTATCAGGAAAAAGGTAAAACAGCGCAGCCCATTAAAAAGGGCGACGTCGTCAACATTCCCGAAAATACGGAGCATTGGCACGGAGCTGCCGCGAAAACCAAAATGGTGCATATCGCAATCACCAATTACGAAGGGGAGACCAATGTTGTTTGGTTAAAGTCCGTTTCGGAAGAAGATTATAATGCAGTAAACAAACAATGA
- a CDS encoding xanthine dehydrogenase family protein molybdopterin-binding subunit, translated as MNEAFFDKKDYKPLDRVDGRLKVTGAAKYSAEYALPNMAYAVLVGSRIAKGTIKSIDSKAAERAPGVLAVISHLNAIKVPGYHPKGEHPSEPATQGQPLRVFFDNKIYSNDQPIVAVVATSFEKARHAATLVKILYNKEQHKTDLEANAKDAKLAAAAKKNPKSPTADYDRGQTDAFESAPVKFEAEYVLPTEMHNPMELQAITAHWEADDKLTVYDKVQGTKMTQKNFAKEWDLPEANVKCIATFVGGAFGNGLHNWPHETAAIIAAKQVKRPVKLVLTREQMFTMVGYRPRTWQKIQVGATKDGKLVAINHNSIGQTSSYEEFTESTLQQTRMMYASPNVSTRYRILPLNLATPIWMRGPGEATGAFALESAMDEVAHAIEMDPIEFRLLNYTESDPDKNMPWSTKYMRECYEEGKKRIGWENRKLKPGSLRDGEWLVGYGMGTGTFGANRNSATVHAELDKEGNLVMHCAITDIGPGTGTAMVQIASNTTGIPTEKIAFHLGSSEFPNAGLQGGSSTVNSVGPAVLAACNALKEQLITMAAAKGNSNFTSAKPDDLMFDKNEIQLGGKSSNLSLGDLFKQNNIAKIETTNESKPDENRNKYSMNAFSMHFAKVHVHPFTGQVRVKKIVCCADAGTIVSPKTAASQMIGGATGGIGMALTEDAMMDHRFGRYITKDFADYHVPVNADVPEIDVYFVNKPDLLADPVGSKGLGEIAIIGVAPAIANAVFNATGKRIRELPITPDKLI; from the coding sequence ATGAACGAAGCATTTTTTGATAAAAAAGATTACAAACCGCTCGATAGGGTGGATGGCCGCTTGAAAGTCACGGGCGCAGCCAAATACTCAGCGGAATATGCATTGCCCAATATGGCGTACGCCGTGCTGGTCGGCAGCCGGATCGCCAAAGGCACCATAAAAAGCATTGATTCCAAAGCTGCGGAACGTGCGCCGGGCGTGCTTGCGGTTATTTCGCACCTGAATGCGATCAAAGTGCCGGGTTACCATCCAAAAGGTGAGCACCCTTCCGAGCCCGCAACCCAGGGTCAGCCGTTGCGTGTGTTTTTTGATAATAAGATTTATTCAAACGATCAGCCCATTGTGGCCGTCGTTGCCACCAGTTTCGAAAAGGCGCGGCACGCGGCTACACTGGTGAAGATCCTGTATAATAAAGAACAGCATAAGACTGATTTGGAGGCAAACGCCAAAGACGCGAAGCTGGCTGCCGCAGCAAAAAAGAACCCCAAATCTCCAACCGCAGACTACGACCGTGGGCAGACAGATGCATTTGAAAGTGCCCCGGTAAAGTTCGAGGCTGAATATGTATTGCCCACCGAAATGCATAACCCGATGGAATTGCAGGCCATCACCGCGCATTGGGAAGCGGACGATAAACTGACCGTTTATGATAAAGTTCAGGGCACCAAAATGACCCAGAAGAATTTTGCCAAAGAATGGGATCTGCCGGAGGCAAATGTCAAGTGCATTGCCACATTTGTGGGAGGTGCATTTGGTAACGGACTGCATAACTGGCCGCATGAAACCGCCGCGATCATCGCTGCGAAACAGGTGAAGCGACCTGTAAAGCTGGTTTTGACACGTGAGCAAATGTTCACAATGGTCGGTTACCGTCCGAGGACCTGGCAAAAGATACAGGTAGGCGCGACCAAGGATGGAAAGCTGGTGGCGATTAACCACAATTCTATTGGTCAGACGTCGAGCTATGAAGAGTTCACGGAATCCACATTGCAGCAAACCCGGATGATGTATGCCTCGCCTAATGTGAGTACGCGTTACCGGATTCTCCCGCTCAATCTGGCCACCCCAATCTGGATGCGCGGCCCGGGTGAGGCCACAGGCGCTTTTGCATTGGAATCGGCCATGGACGAAGTGGCGCATGCCATTGAAATGGATCCGATTGAATTCAGGTTGCTGAACTACACCGAATCGGACCCGGATAAAAATATGCCGTGGTCTACAAAATACATGCGGGAATGTTATGAGGAAGGCAAGAAGCGGATAGGATGGGAGAATCGCAAATTGAAGCCCGGTTCCCTGCGTGACGGAGAGTGGCTTGTAGGGTATGGAATGGGGACCGGGACTTTTGGTGCAAACAGGAATTCGGCCACCGTGCATGCAGAACTTGATAAGGAGGGTAACCTGGTGATGCATTGCGCGATCACCGATATCGGCCCGGGAACCGGAACGGCAATGGTGCAAATCGCGTCGAATACAACCGGTATCCCGACTGAAAAGATCGCCTTTCACTTAGGCAGTTCTGAATTTCCAAATGCCGGATTACAGGGCGGGTCTTCTACTGTGAACAGCGTTGGGCCAGCAGTGCTTGCAGCTTGTAATGCATTGAAGGAGCAACTGATCACGATGGCTGCGGCCAAAGGCAATTCCAATTTTACTTCTGCCAAGCCGGATGATCTGATGTTTGATAAAAACGAAATCCAGTTGGGCGGGAAGTCATCAAATCTTTCTCTTGGAGATTTATTTAAACAAAATAACATTGCGAAAATAGAGACAACCAACGAATCCAAGCCCGACGAAAATCGGAACAAATATTCGATGAACGCATTCTCTATGCATTTTGCCAAAGTCCATGTGCATCCGTTTACAGGCCAGGTGCGGGTAAAGAAAATCGTTTGCTGCGCAGATGCAGGCACGATCGTGAGTCCGAAAACTGCTGCAAGTCAAATGATCGGGGGCGCGACGGGGGGCATTGGAATGGCCTTAACAGAAGATGCCATGATGGACCACCGGTTTGGTCGCTACATTACCAAGGACTTCGCAGACTACCACGTGCCCGTAAATGCGGATGTGCCTGAGATTGATGTCTATTTCGTAAATAAACCCGATTTGCTGGCTGATCCCGTAGGCAGTAAAGGCCTGGGAGAGATTGCCATCATCGGTGTCGCGCCCGCAATTGCCAATGCTGTATTCAATGCAACAGGGAAACGGATCCGGGAGCTGCCGATCACACCGGACAAGCTTATTTAA
- a CDS encoding ArsR/SmtB family transcription factor, translating into MGVTKTEIFTEEQNRVADLAKAFSHPARVAILQLLIARQSCVCGDLVDELELAQATVSQHLKELKRIGIIHGEINPPRVCYCINPVVWEEAQKTFGALLSTYALTTSCCN; encoded by the coding sequence ATGGGAGTTACGAAAACGGAGATATTTACTGAGGAGCAAAACCGGGTTGCGGATTTGGCCAAGGCGTTCTCGCACCCGGCCAGGGTTGCGATCCTGCAATTGCTGATCGCCAGGCAGTCCTGTGTGTGCGGAGATCTGGTTGATGAGCTCGAACTGGCCCAGGCCACAGTTTCCCAACACTTGAAAGAGCTGAAACGGATCGGGATCATTCACGGTGAAATCAATCCGCCACGTGTTTGTTATTGCATCAACCCCGTTGTGTGGGAGGAAGCACAAAAAACTTTTGGAGCACTGCTCAGCACTTATGCACTCACCACATCCTGCTGCAATTAG
- a CDS encoding carboxymuconolactone decarboxylase family protein: MLKVNSMNAQPDKDRKWTLSPQQQSIASIAALTATGDMQNLPLQLNAGLDAGLTIEETKEILVQLYAYAGFPRSLNAIGTLMSVVEKRKANGIKDKQGKVGTANKNTVDKYEQGRKVLEQLTKTQQSKPAPGFGEFAPRIDAFLKEHLFADIFESHVLTMQQRELVTISALASMTGVESQLQSHVKMGTNIGITENELADVAKLIEKFINRTQANTLRKAISKHVTPVIEPDMMVRISEIGIVPEFLNEYNAILKEESSASVEKEPGVIAIFPMSTKEQPTQIRIVEIYADSAAYQSHLKTPHFQHYKTTTLKMVKSLKLVDMNSLDQQTMLGIFKKLK; the protein is encoded by the coding sequence ATGTTGAAAGTGAACAGCATGAATGCACAGCCTGATAAAGACCGTAAATGGACGTTAAGTCCTCAACAACAAAGCATTGCGAGCATAGCAGCATTAACTGCAACCGGCGATATGCAAAACTTGCCTTTGCAGCTTAATGCAGGTCTTGATGCCGGGTTAACCATTGAAGAGACCAAGGAAATTCTCGTCCAGCTTTACGCTTATGCGGGTTTTCCCAGAAGCCTGAACGCAATCGGTACGCTGATGAGCGTGGTTGAAAAGAGGAAGGCAAATGGCATCAAGGATAAGCAAGGAAAGGTCGGCACTGCCAATAAAAATACAGTTGATAAATACGAGCAGGGGCGAAAGGTTCTGGAACAACTCACCAAAACACAGCAGTCCAAACCGGCACCCGGTTTTGGAGAATTCGCTCCGAGGATTGATGCATTTTTGAAAGAACACTTGTTCGCCGACATCTTTGAAAGCCATGTGCTGACCATGCAGCAGCGGGAGCTGGTAACCATTTCTGCGTTAGCATCTATGACCGGCGTTGAATCACAATTGCAATCTCACGTGAAAATGGGTACGAACATTGGCATCACTGAAAATGAACTGGCAGATGTGGCGAAGCTGATTGAGAAATTTATTAACAGAACCCAGGCAAATACATTAAGAAAAGCCATTTCAAAACACGTTACTCCCGTCATTGAACCGGATATGATGGTGCGGATCTCTGAAATCGGAATCGTTCCTGAATTTCTGAACGAGTATAATGCTATTCTAAAAGAAGAGTCATCTGCGTCTGTCGAAAAGGAACCCGGCGTAATAGCGATTTTTCCGATGAGTACGAAGGAACAGCCGACGCAAATCCGGATCGTTGAGATATATGCCGATAGTGCTGCTTACCAATCCCATTTGAAAACCCCTCATTTCCAGCATTACAAAACGACTACGCTCAAAATGGTGAAGTCCTTGAAACTGGTGGATATGAATTCACTCGACCAGCAGACGATGCTGGGAATTTTTAAAAAATTAAAGTGA
- a CDS encoding FAD binding domain-containing protein: MIQFQYERAVTAKAAISGLANNANAKFIAGGTNLIDLMKRNVMAPTKLVDINAVPLKDIQQQGGKTSIGALALNSAVADHKLILEKLPLLAQALNAGASAQIRNMATVGGNMMQRTRCSYFYDTALPCNKREPGSGCGALEGLNRMHAIFGTSEQCIAVHPSDMCVALVALDASVVVAGPKGERRIPFEEFHRLPGNQPEKDNTLQNNEMIISVEIPDNAFSKNAHYFKVRDRASYAFALVSVAAALHMDGKVIKEARLAMGGVAHKPWRLKEAEQALAGKPATEETFRQAAEIAMRGAKAFKYNAFKLKLGPNVIVEALKNAAGLV; this comes from the coding sequence ATGATACAATTTCAATACGAACGCGCAGTAACAGCGAAGGCGGCAATAAGCGGTTTGGCAAATAATGCAAATGCGAAATTCATAGCGGGCGGCACAAATCTGATCGATTTGATGAAGCGGAATGTAATGGCACCTACCAAGCTGGTGGATATCAATGCAGTCCCGCTTAAAGATATTCAGCAGCAAGGCGGCAAAACCAGCATTGGCGCACTGGCTTTAAATAGCGCAGTTGCAGATCACAAACTGATCCTGGAAAAACTTCCGCTGCTGGCGCAGGCATTAAATGCCGGCGCATCCGCGCAGATCAGGAATATGGCAACCGTAGGCGGCAATATGATGCAGCGCACGCGATGCTCTTATTTTTACGATACTGCACTTCCCTGCAACAAAAGAGAACCCGGATCGGGCTGCGGAGCATTGGAAGGATTGAATCGGATGCACGCCATTTTCGGGACGAGCGAGCAGTGCATTGCCGTACATCCGAGTGATATGTGCGTGGCTTTGGTGGCATTGGATGCAAGCGTGGTGGTTGCTGGACCAAAAGGCGAGAGGCGCATTCCGTTTGAGGAATTTCACCGGCTGCCGGGTAATCAGCCTGAAAAGGACAACACGCTCCAAAACAACGAAATGATCATTTCCGTCGAAATACCCGATAATGCATTCAGTAAAAATGCCCATTATTTCAAGGTCCGTGATCGCGCTTCCTATGCTTTTGCATTGGTGTCTGTGGCAGCGGCCTTGCATATGGATGGGAAGGTGATCAAAGAAGCGAGGCTTGCAATGGGCGGAGTGGCGCATAAGCCGTGGCGATTGAAAGAGGCCGAACAAGCATTGGCAGGAAAACCGGCTACGGAAGAAACTTTCAGGCAAGCTGCGGAAATTGCAATGCGTGGTGCGAAAGCATTCAAATACAATGCATTTAAACTAAAACTAGGCCCGAATGTGATCGTGGAAGCATTGAAAAATGCAGCTGGCCTTGTTTAA